A genomic region of Enterococcus sp. 12C11_DIV0727 contains the following coding sequences:
- a CDS encoding dicarboxylate/amino acid:cation symporter — protein MKKIRNMSMTNQVMLATILGVLVGIIFQDKVESFKVIGDLFLRLIQMSVVVLIMGAVIEAVGSLEAKELGKIGLKVFVWFMGSTILAAIIGVVFGLLIQPGKGLETSGIEMGAISASTESLQEIIIDFIPKNIIEAMAQANMIQVIIFSLLFGLALSLIKDKDKNSILLDVVSAFNNVILKMVTLIMKLAPIGIFCLIAPVIGTIGTGVLLTLMKFLLTLAISALLFLVVWLLITALYCKVSVKKLAQNMWRMSIVAFTTTSSAITLPIQIEDGRDKLGISDRISKLVMPLGMTLNSNGLAMFLSLAIVTFAQFYNIQMGVGELVKAVLLSTLACLGTVVVPGGGLVALATVMPMLGLPTESIALLAGIDWFSGMFRTLLNVDADTTVALIVAADEKELNYDVFNS, from the coding sequence ATGAAAAAAATTCGTAACATGAGTATGACCAATCAGGTAATGTTAGCCACTATATTAGGCGTCCTAGTGGGAATCATTTTCCAAGATAAAGTTGAATCATTTAAAGTCATAGGAGATTTATTCTTACGACTGATTCAGATGTCTGTAGTCGTATTGATTATGGGGGCAGTCATCGAAGCAGTCGGAAGTTTAGAAGCAAAAGAACTTGGAAAAATCGGCTTAAAAGTTTTTGTATGGTTTATGGGTTCAACTATTTTAGCTGCTATTATCGGTGTTGTGTTTGGTTTATTGATTCAACCGGGTAAAGGGTTAGAAACTTCTGGCATTGAAATGGGGGCGATAAGTGCCAGCACAGAGAGTTTACAAGAAATCATCATTGATTTTATCCCTAAAAATATTATTGAAGCTATGGCACAAGCCAATATGATCCAAGTTATCATCTTTTCGTTATTATTTGGTTTAGCGTTAAGCTTGATCAAAGACAAAGATAAAAACTCGATTTTACTAGATGTTGTGTCAGCGTTTAATAACGTGATCTTGAAAATGGTAACATTGATCATGAAACTTGCACCAATCGGTATATTTTGCCTAATTGCTCCTGTTATAGGGACTATCGGTACAGGTGTCTTACTAACATTAATGAAATTTTTACTAACACTTGCAATCAGCGCCTTACTATTTTTAGTCGTTTGGTTATTGATAACTGCTTTGTACTGTAAAGTAAGTGTAAAAAAACTAGCTCAAAATATGTGGAGAATGTCCATTGTTGCATTTACTACGACTTCTTCAGCTATTACGTTACCGATTCAGATAGAAGATGGCCGTGATAAATTGGGCATCAGCGATCGGATTTCAAAATTGGTGATGCCACTGGGAATGACTTTAAACAGTAATGGCTTAGCAATGTTTTTATCGCTAGCAATCGTAACATTTGCCCAGTTTTACAATATTCAGATGGGTGTTGGCGAGTTGGTCAAAGCCGTTTTGTTATCAACATTAGCTTGTTTAGGGACAGTTGTTGTGCCTGGCGGTGGTTTAGTAGCACTTGCGACAGTTATGCCTATGCTGGGTTTACCAACAGAAAGTATTGCATTATTGGCGGGAATCGATTGGTTTTCTGGGATGTTCAGAACCTTACTGAATGTTGATGCAGATACAACCGTAGCATTAATAGTTGCAGCTGATGAAAAAGAGTTAAATTATGATGTGTTTAATTCATAA
- the allB gene encoding allantoinase AllB yields the protein MSYDLIIKNGLVILESGEVKTDVAVKDGLIAAIGSDLGEADKVIDAVGLVVSPGMVDAHVHITDPGGGYRDQWEGYITGTASCAKGGVTSFMEMPLNQVPATVDGESLEIKYNTGKGKLKSDVGSFGGVVPFNLKGGIQELDAGGVAAYKCFMATCGDRSIDGDFMNVDDYSLYEGMKQVAKTGKVLAIHAENAAITDKLGEIAYKNGETTLKAYVASRPVFTEVEPIRRAILFAKETGCRIHICHIACPEGVEEVTKAREAGVDVTCETCTHYLYFDTDELDAIGPVVKCSPPIRDKENQNGMWKKVLTGEIDFVTSDHSPCTPDLKDKANAFEAWGGISGVQNNVDVLFDEGVQKRGMSLKQFADIIATNPADRYDLDQKGRISIGKDADFVLIKPNAPYTLKAEDLEYRNKISPYIGREIGAQVVQTVLRGHVIYSQESGVATDFVGAFIKK from the coding sequence ATGAGTTATGATCTAATAATCAAAAATGGTTTAGTTATTCTGGAGTCGGGAGAAGTTAAAACAGATGTTGCCGTAAAAGATGGGTTGATTGCAGCGATTGGGAGTGATCTTGGAGAAGCGGATAAGGTCATTGATGCGGTAGGCTTAGTGGTCAGTCCTGGTATGGTGGATGCTCATGTGCATATTACCGATCCTGGTGGTGGTTATCGTGATCAATGGGAAGGGTATATTACAGGAACCGCTTCTTGTGCCAAAGGTGGGGTTACCTCATTTATGGAAATGCCTTTAAACCAAGTGCCAGCAACAGTTGATGGTGAGTCTTTGGAAATTAAATATAATACTGGTAAAGGAAAACTGAAATCGGATGTTGGCTCATTTGGCGGGGTAGTGCCCTTTAATTTAAAAGGCGGAATTCAAGAGCTAGATGCTGGTGGCGTAGCAGCTTATAAGTGTTTTATGGCTACTTGTGGTGATCGTAGCATTGATGGAGATTTTATGAATGTTGATGATTACTCTCTTTATGAAGGGATGAAACAAGTTGCTAAAACAGGTAAAGTTTTGGCGATTCATGCTGAAAATGCAGCCATTACCGATAAATTAGGTGAAATTGCGTATAAAAATGGTGAAACAACACTGAAAGCTTATGTAGCCAGTCGTCCAGTCTTTACAGAAGTAGAACCAATTCGTCGAGCCATTTTATTTGCCAAAGAAACGGGATGTCGTATTCATATTTGTCATATTGCTTGTCCAGAAGGTGTAGAGGAAGTAACCAAGGCTAGAGAAGCAGGTGTTGATGTTACGTGTGAAACTTGTACGCACTATTTATATTTTGATACAGATGAGTTGGATGCAATTGGACCAGTTGTTAAATGTTCACCACCGATCCGTGATAAAGAAAATCAAAATGGTATGTGGAAAAAAGTTTTAACTGGAGAAATCGATTTTGTAACATCTGATCATTCTCCATGTACGCCTGATTTAAAAGATAAAGCGAATGCTTTTGAAGCATGGGGCGGTATTTCTGGTGTTCAAAATAATGTCGATGTTCTTTTTGACGAAGGGGTTCAAAAAAGAGGGATGTCATTAAAACAATTTGCGGATATTATTGCGACGAACCCAGCTGATCGCTATGATCTGGATCAAAAAGGTCGGATCAGTATAGGGAAAGATGCTGATTTTGTGTTGATCAAACCAAATGCTCCTTATACACTAAAAGCTGAGGATTTGGAATATCGTAATAAAATTAGTCCTTATATTGGGCGTGAAATTGGTGCTCAAGTTGTTCAAACAGTTCTAAGAGGTCATGTTATCTATTCGCAAGAATCAGGAGTGGCTACTGATTTTGTGGGTGCCTTTATCAAGAAATAA
- a CDS encoding MFS transporter: protein MDELKGSNRRTPYWKQIIYILTIGWIVIWIYRTILTPIYPIISEYFGGATDAQLGHISSFYFLGYVCMQIPSGLLVDRLGKKQILIPGFLLFGLGAVIVGLAQNIGVVFIGSILAGLGCGTYYGVAYSLTAEYVPVSKRSLSTAIVNSGTAIGSGLGLISSSYLVGTGILPWQALIFATIVLILMAVVMFLRYIHLEKPKKGSSVSKYSEKKKHVSIKALFKPRMISAYILYFSTLYTYYLIDTWLPNFLETEKGFSGTSVGLASSLVFFTAIPGALIFSRIADGIPMKKVQLIIVLEILAASVLFLTVTTTNQMILVIGIMAYGFFGKLAVEPIIISWLGESAPKGSVATMYGVFNFFGMSASVIVPSLTGKISDITGSKLYAFYLAIAIIGIGTLLLYIINRIVDQKSKQIN from the coding sequence ATGGATGAACTTAAAGGTAGTAATAGACGAACGCCTTATTGGAAGCAAATTATCTATATATTAACGATCGGTTGGATCGTTATCTGGATCTATCGAACAATATTGACCCCTATTTATCCAATCATTAGTGAGTATTTTGGTGGTGCAACGGATGCACAGCTAGGACACATTTCAAGTTTTTATTTTTTAGGTTATGTTTGTATGCAAATACCATCAGGGTTGCTTGTAGATAGGTTAGGGAAGAAGCAGATATTGATTCCTGGTTTCTTATTGTTTGGACTTGGTGCGGTGATTGTTGGTTTGGCTCAAAATATTGGGGTCGTGTTTATTGGAAGTATTCTTGCAGGTTTAGGGTGTGGTACATACTATGGAGTAGCTTATTCATTGACCGCAGAATATGTACCGGTTTCTAAAAGAAGCTTATCGACTGCAATCGTCAATAGCGGAACTGCGATTGGTAGCGGTCTAGGGCTAATTTCTTCCAGTTATTTGGTTGGAACAGGAATATTGCCATGGCAAGCCTTGATTTTTGCTACAATCGTATTGATTTTAATGGCTGTCGTCATGTTTTTACGTTATATTCATTTAGAAAAACCGAAAAAGGGATCAAGTGTTAGTAAGTATTCCGAAAAGAAAAAGCACGTTTCAATTAAGGCGTTGTTTAAACCTCGAATGATTTCAGCCTATATTTTATATTTTTCAACGTTATACACATATTATCTGATCGATACATGGTTGCCCAATTTTTTAGAAACCGAAAAAGGATTTTCTGGAACATCAGTGGGCTTGGCTTCCTCGCTAGTATTTTTTACTGCTATACCTGGTGCATTGATTTTTAGCCGGATTGCAGATGGAATTCCCATGAAAAAGGTACAATTGATTATCGTACTTGAGATTTTAGCTGCTAGTGTGTTGTTTCTGACTGTCACGACAACGAATCAAATGATTTTAGTAATTGGCATTATGGCATACGGTTTTTTTGGAAAGTTAGCGGTCGAACCGATCATTATTTCTTGGCTAGGAGAATCAGCACCTAAAGGCAGCGTTGCAACAATGTATGGAGTGTTTAACTTTTTTGGAATGTCCGCTTCAGTAATTGTTCCGTCGTTAACAGGGAAAATTTCAGATATCACTGGCTCAAAACTCTACGCGTTTTATTTGGCAATTGCAATTATCGGTATCGGGACACTCTTGTTGTATATAATTAATCGCATTGTGGATCAAAAAAGCAAACAAATAAATTGA
- a CDS encoding PucR family transcriptional regulator has product MTTLEDLLKIPRFSDLKILTNPTNANTIVESIEISETPDVANFIPKKIFLLTTAMVYKNNQKELFTLIDSLKEQEAAGIGIKVGRFIETIDPAIIDYANEINFPVVQVPSNQPLGALLHQLLNYLWDTKTEQLSYALDIQKRFSDLLIHDVSIARFIADFGKMINTPVILLSPYRKVIAHSKHFTQTSKPAEYYVEQLVSKYDNWNEDSHTSFMIKDLNQEPLQIVGFSVTGNSYFPHHLLILNPQQVPYPMSEFAVEQACLVLSFMLYKNQKVQESLDFLKSDFLGQLVEYQQTPHQSRRDWLDLGTNYGLKKSTQYQVVYSACSQTTATATKIKYQQEESDVAFQWLQETLPPRIKHVSIFKVKNTNHLAILIQSRVEDLEKILTELSLALSEKLPITLTFALGNLYETIEQIASSFIEAKTAYEEMLTMTDGSLTHRYHPKGMKSLFEKMSLEDIHYFCETTLKELAYPIEDSFIELRKTLQCYLSFQCEISKTAKEMYLHRNTIKYRIDHCAKLLGKSIQDPNNSLNLRLALELSERSNQHQ; this is encoded by the coding sequence TTGACCACTTTAGAAGATTTGTTAAAAATACCAAGATTTTCCGATCTAAAAATATTAACTAACCCTACAAATGCCAATACCATCGTTGAAAGTATTGAAATTTCTGAGACACCTGATGTGGCCAATTTTATTCCGAAGAAAATTTTTCTTTTAACGACTGCGATGGTTTACAAAAATAATCAAAAAGAGCTTTTTACTCTGATTGATTCTTTAAAAGAACAAGAAGCAGCTGGGATCGGTATCAAGGTTGGACGTTTTATTGAAACAATTGATCCTGCTATTATCGATTATGCTAATGAGATCAATTTCCCTGTTGTTCAAGTACCTAGCAATCAGCCTTTAGGGGCTTTGTTGCACCAATTGCTAAACTACTTGTGGGATACTAAAACAGAGCAGCTAAGTTATGCGTTAGATATTCAAAAGCGCTTTTCTGATTTGTTGATTCATGATGTAAGTATTGCTCGTTTTATCGCAGATTTTGGTAAAATGATCAATACACCTGTGATTTTATTAAGTCCTTATCGTAAAGTGATCGCTCATTCAAAACATTTTACTCAGACGTCAAAGCCTGCTGAATATTATGTTGAACAACTCGTTAGTAAATATGACAACTGGAATGAAGATAGTCATACCTCCTTTATGATCAAGGATCTAAATCAAGAACCATTGCAGATTGTCGGATTTTCAGTTACAGGGAATAGCTATTTTCCACATCACTTACTAATTTTAAATCCACAGCAAGTTCCTTATCCAATGTCGGAGTTTGCAGTTGAACAGGCCTGTTTAGTCTTGTCTTTTATGTTGTATAAGAATCAAAAAGTTCAGGAATCACTAGATTTTCTTAAGAGTGATTTTTTAGGTCAACTCGTTGAATACCAACAAACACCTCATCAGTCCAGACGTGATTGGCTCGATCTTGGTACCAATTATGGATTAAAGAAAAGTACACAGTATCAGGTTGTTTATTCTGCATGTAGTCAAACTACTGCTACTGCTACAAAGATCAAATACCAACAAGAAGAAAGTGATGTCGCCTTTCAATGGCTACAAGAAACATTACCACCAAGGATCAAACATGTCAGTATTTTTAAAGTGAAAAATACAAATCACTTAGCGATTTTAATTCAAAGCAGAGTAGAAGATCTAGAAAAAATCTTAACTGAACTATCGCTGGCGCTCTCTGAAAAGCTACCAATCACTTTGACCTTTGCTTTAGGTAATCTGTATGAAACAATCGAGCAAATCGCTAGTTCTTTTATTGAGGCTAAAACAGCTTATGAAGAAATGCTGACGATGACAGATGGCTCACTAACTCATCGTTACCATCCTAAAGGGATGAAGAGTTTATTTGAGAAAATGAGTCTTGAAGATATTCATTATTTCTGTGAAACAACTTTAAAAGAGCTTGCGTATCCAATTGAAGACTCTTTCATTGAGCTTCGAAAAACATTACAGTGCTATTTAAGTTTTCAATGTGAAATTTCAAAAACTGCTAAAGAGATGTATTTACACCGTAATACGATTAAATATAGAATCGATCATTGTGCAAAGTTACTTGGAAAAAGCATTCAAGACCCAAATAATAGTTTGAATTTACGTTTGGCTTTAGAGTTATCCGAACGATCTAATCAACATCAATAA
- the arcC gene encoding carbamate kinase: MANRVVIALGGNAILKPNQEATLEVQLDNVKVSAELVAKIEEIDYEIVLTHGNGPQVGNILRQNEEAKDVVPPFPLDVCNAESQGFIGYMLEQSLKNSLETKGLTSNVITLLTQTEVSADDEAFQNPNKPIGIFYSEEEAKQMEQEKNWVMMEDAGRGYRRVVPSPQPKAIHGVDAIVNLLNRNTIVIAGGGGGIPVVRDQDGLLKGIEAVIDKDRTGKKLAEQIDANVFMMLTDVSNVYINYGKENQEKLETISVKQAQQYMDEGHFADGSMGPKMEAAIGFAAQGKTAIICSLEEADQALLGRAGTRITG, translated from the coding sequence ATGGCAAATCGTGTCGTAATCGCATTGGGAGGCAATGCAATTTTAAAGCCAAACCAAGAAGCAACACTTGAGGTACAACTAGATAATGTTAAGGTAAGTGCTGAATTGGTTGCAAAGATAGAAGAAATCGATTATGAAATCGTTTTAACACATGGTAACGGTCCACAAGTTGGGAATATTTTAAGACAAAATGAAGAAGCCAAAGACGTGGTTCCACCATTTCCTTTAGATGTTTGTAATGCAGAGTCACAAGGTTTTATTGGTTATATGTTAGAGCAAAGTTTGAAAAATTCGTTGGAAACAAAAGGTTTGACGAGCAATGTGATTACATTATTAACTCAAACTGAAGTGTCAGCGGATGATGAAGCATTTCAAAATCCAAACAAGCCGATCGGAATTTTTTATTCAGAAGAAGAAGCTAAACAAATGGAGCAAGAGAAAAATTGGGTGATGATGGAAGATGCTGGTCGTGGTTACCGTCGTGTCGTACCTTCACCACAACCAAAAGCTATCCATGGTGTAGATGCAATCGTTAATTTACTAAATCGCAACACGATTGTTATTGCAGGCGGCGGCGGGGGGATTCCTGTTGTTCGTGATCAAGATGGCTTGTTAAAAGGAATCGAAGCTGTTATCGATAAAGATCGTACGGGTAAAAAATTAGCTGAGCAAATCGATGCCAATGTCTTTATGATGTTGACAGACGTAAGTAATGTCTACATCAATTATGGCAAAGAGAATCAAGAAAAATTAGAAACGATTTCTGTAAAACAAGCGCAACAATATATGGATGAAGGTCATTTTGCAGATGGAAGTATGGGACCAAAAATGGAAGCTGCAATTGGTTTTGCTGCACAAGGTAAAACTGCCATCATCTGTTCTTTAGAAGAAGCTGACCAAGCTTTACTAGGGAGAGCTGGCACAAGAATCACAGGCTAG
- a CDS encoding pyridoxal-phosphate-dependent aminotransferase family protein has protein sequence MFSEISVPSRTIMTPGPVEAHPVALRAMSASILGQFDPAFLQIMDEVKEMIKIPFGTKNKQAFAVDGTSRSGLEAALIALIEPGDKVLIPVYGRFAYLLGEICERAQAEIHYLEKEWDAPFEQETVIEEIKKFQPKIVAMVHGETANGQMQAMKKIGQHCQANDIFFVVDMVATYGGVPLEVDAWGVDIAIAGTQKCVSVPSGLSLITYNDRVEKVLTSRYQKELGLSKDIRNANHISSNYLDLSQLQRYWSEERINHHTEATSMIYGLHEGLRMMIKEGMDNVYARHAQNDQAIVAGIKAMGLGFYGDLSTKMPTVTPIMIPDGIDGEQVRALMLDEFGVEIASSFGALQGKVWRIGNMGYSSRKSNVLHVLSALEGALNYYGAQINKGEAVKAALNIYKK, from the coding sequence ATGTTTTCAGAAATATCAGTACCAAGTAGAACTATTATGACGCCAGGACCTGTTGAGGCTCATCCTGTAGCATTGAGAGCAATGTCTGCTTCAATTTTAGGTCAATTTGATCCAGCCTTTTTACAAATTATGGATGAAGTAAAAGAAATGATCAAAATTCCTTTCGGGACAAAAAATAAACAAGCTTTTGCTGTCGATGGAACATCTCGTTCTGGCTTAGAAGCTGCTTTGATTGCCTTGATTGAACCTGGTGATAAAGTTTTGATTCCAGTCTATGGTCGTTTTGCTTATCTTTTGGGAGAAATCTGTGAGCGTGCACAAGCTGAAATTCATTATCTTGAAAAAGAATGGGATGCGCCATTTGAACAAGAAACAGTCATTGAGGAAATCAAAAAATTTCAACCAAAAATCGTTGCTATGGTCCATGGTGAAACTGCTAATGGACAAATGCAAGCAATGAAAAAAATTGGGCAACATTGTCAAGCTAACGATATTTTCTTCGTTGTAGATATGGTTGCAACATATGGTGGTGTGCCACTTGAAGTCGATGCTTGGGGCGTAGATATCGCGATTGCAGGAACACAAAAATGTGTGAGTGTACCATCAGGTTTATCATTGATTACTTATAATGACCGAGTAGAAAAAGTGTTAACAAGTCGTTATCAAAAAGAATTGGGTTTAAGTAAAGATATCCGTAACGCAAATCACATCAGCAGTAATTATCTTGATTTAAGCCAGTTACAGCGTTATTGGAGTGAAGAGCGAATCAATCATCATACAGAAGCTACAAGCATGATCTACGGTCTGCATGAGGGCTTACGCATGATGATCAAAGAAGGTATGGACAATGTTTATGCTCGCCATGCTCAAAATGATCAAGCGATCGTTGCTGGGATAAAAGCAATGGGCTTAGGTTTTTATGGAGATCTATCAACTAAGATGCCAACTGTTACGCCAATTATGATTCCAGATGGAATTGATGGCGAACAAGTCCGAGCATTAATGTTAGACGAATTTGGCGTAGAAATTGCCTCTTCTTTTGGTGCGCTTCAAGGAAAAGTCTGGCGTATTGGCAATATGGGTTACAGTAGTAGAAAATCAAATGTACTGCATGTATTATCAGCTTTGGAAGGTGCACTTAATTATTATGGTGCCCAAATCAACAAAGGTGAAGCTGTCAAAGCGGCATTAAATATCTATAAAAAATAG
- the allW gene encoding allantoin permease, with translation MENQDYQITEEELQRYRERGYNEDLLPKSLSKRMMGKLNYFTLWMGSVHNIPNYTAVGGFLFLGLSPINIMLALIISALAVALFMTFNGRAGSKYGIPFAIHLRSTYGDVGAKLPGFLRGCVAAIAWFGLQNYTGSLALLILIGKIWPGFLTLGGDTVILGISVPGLIAFTLFWVVNMLIGFGGGKILNKFTAILSPLIYIVFGGMAIWAIGAVGGLGPILSYDVAGAAHNISPVFVYLMIINSVLAVWAAPGASVSDFTQNAKSTKDQTIGQTASFLVGYGIFAFSSVVILIGGSIRYGIQEWNILNIVDRWDNSFAIIVAMLVFLLTTVSTNATGNIIPAAYQLCALFPKKIDYKKGVLLASVISFLIMPWKLMENAASIFIFLNTIGAVLGPVAGVMIANYYFVQKQKIDLNQLYMDPKADNSQNSYKGLNKPAYVATIVALVICLSGNFIPALKIISDISWISGFVSAFVLYLLLRKFFDKK, from the coding sequence ATGGAAAACCAAGATTATCAAATCACGGAAGAAGAGCTTCAACGTTATCGAGAGCGTGGCTATAATGAAGATCTACTTCCCAAGTCGTTATCAAAGAGAATGATGGGGAAATTGAATTATTTTACCTTATGGATGGGATCCGTTCATAATATCCCCAACTACACAGCGGTCGGAGGATTTTTATTTTTAGGCCTTTCTCCTATCAACATTATGCTGGCTTTGATAATCAGTGCGTTAGCTGTTGCTTTATTTATGACATTTAATGGTCGAGCAGGATCAAAGTATGGCATTCCTTTTGCTATTCATTTACGGTCAACTTATGGAGATGTTGGAGCGAAGCTTCCAGGATTTCTTAGAGGTTGTGTGGCAGCAATCGCTTGGTTTGGCTTACAGAATTATACAGGTTCGTTGGCGTTGTTGATTTTGATTGGTAAAATTTGGCCGGGATTTTTGACTCTTGGAGGAGACACGGTGATCTTAGGGATTTCGGTTCCTGGATTGATTGCTTTCACGTTATTTTGGGTTGTCAATATGCTGATTGGTTTTGGCGGGGGGAAGATTCTTAATAAGTTTACAGCAATTTTAAGTCCGCTGATCTATATTGTTTTTGGTGGCATGGCTATTTGGGCGATTGGTGCGGTCGGCGGACTTGGTCCAATTTTATCTTATGATGTTGCCGGTGCAGCCCATAATATTTCGCCAGTATTTGTCTATCTGATGATCATCAATTCTGTTTTAGCTGTTTGGGCAGCACCAGGGGCTAGCGTTTCAGATTTTACTCAAAATGCAAAATCAACCAAAGATCAAACAATCGGTCAAACAGCTAGTTTTTTAGTTGGTTATGGTATCTTTGCTTTTTCAAGTGTAGTGATTTTGATCGGTGGATCAATTCGTTATGGTATTCAAGAATGGAATATTCTAAATATCGTTGACCGTTGGGATAATTCATTTGCAATTATTGTAGCAATGCTAGTATTCTTATTAACGACTGTCTCTACTAATGCTACTGGAAATATTATTCCAGCTGCCTATCAGCTGTGTGCCTTATTCCCTAAGAAAATTGATTATAAAAAAGGGGTCTTACTCGCTAGTGTGATTAGTTTTCTAATTATGCCGTGGAAATTGATGGAAAATGCAGCAAGTATCTTTATCTTCTTGAATACGATTGGTGCTGTTTTAGGACCAGTTGCAGGAGTAATGATTGCAAATTACTATTTTGTTCAAAAACAAAAGATCGACTTGAATCAGTTATATATGGATCCAAAGGCAGATAATAGTCAAAATAGTTATAAGGGTCTGAATAAACCTGCTTATGTAGCAACTATTGTGGCTTTAGTGATCTGTTTAAGTGGTAATTTTATCCCAGCATTGAAAATAATTTCTGATATTTCTTGGATCTCAGGTTTTGTATCAGCTTTTGTTTTATATTTGCTATTAAGAAAATTCTTTGATAAAAAATAA
- a CDS encoding MFS transporter — MDAKSKGSGMDYWKKIVILLCAGWVTIWVYRSALSPAYPQINASLGGNITDTALGFISTCYFFGYVAMQIPAGFLVDKIGKKKVLIPGFIVFGLAALLISQATSISMIYIGSVLAGLGCGSFYGSAYSLTSQNIPKEKRSFSTAIVNSGSAVGSGLGLILSSFLVVQLQFPWQTMMYISVALIVVMLIAFVAIIRNNKEDAEFLAQSEVAEAEAEAAAVAKDAPVVEKEHVSVKKLFAPKMLFAYILYFATCYGYYMTVTWLPNFLGTERGFEGAAIGFSASLVAFASIPGALFFSRLADKYMHKKVQFIVILELLAAAMLLFTVQATNSTFLLISLIMYGFLGKLAVEPIIISWLGENAPKVGIGTTLGVFNFFGMMSSVIAPTLTGSISDATGSKVMGFYISVILLVVGTILFLLANLNKKQKA, encoded by the coding sequence ATGGATGCAAAAAGTAAGGGTTCAGGAATGGATTATTGGAAAAAAATTGTTATTTTGTTATGTGCTGGTTGGGTAACGATCTGGGTTTATCGTTCAGCTTTATCACCTGCATATCCGCAGATTAATGCATCATTAGGCGGAAATATCACGGATACAGCGTTAGGCTTTATCTCTACTTGTTACTTTTTTGGATATGTAGCAATGCAGATTCCAGCAGGTTTTTTAGTAGATAAAATTGGGAAGAAAAAAGTATTGATTCCAGGTTTTATTGTTTTTGGATTAGCCGCTTTATTGATTTCTCAAGCAACAAGTATTTCAATGATTTATATCGGAAGTGTTTTAGCTGGTTTAGGTTGTGGATCATTTTATGGTTCGGCGTATTCTCTAACATCTCAAAATATTCCTAAAGAAAAAAGAAGTTTCTCTACTGCTATCGTGAATAGTGGATCAGCCGTTGGTTCAGGTTTAGGGTTGATTTTATCAAGTTTCTTAGTTGTTCAGTTACAATTCCCATGGCAAACAATGATGTATATTTCGGTAGCATTGATTGTTGTAATGTTAATCGCATTTGTAGCAATTATTCGTAATAATAAAGAAGATGCTGAATTTTTAGCACAATCAGAAGTTGCAGAAGCAGAAGCAGAAGCGGCAGCTGTTGCGAAAGACGCTCCAGTTGTAGAAAAAGAACATGTATCAGTTAAAAAATTATTTGCACCAAAAATGTTATTCGCTTATATTTTATACTTTGCAACATGTTACGGCTATTATATGACAGTTACTTGGTTACCAAACTTCTTGGGTACTGAAAGAGGGTTTGAAGGTGCAGCAATTGGTTTCTCTGCATCATTGGTTGCATTTGCTTCAATTCCAGGAGCGTTGTTCTTTAGTCGTTTAGCAGATAAATATATGCATAAAAAAGTTCAATTTATCGTGATTTTAGAACTTCTAGCTGCAGCAATGTTATTGTTTACAGTTCAAGCAACTAATTCAACATTTTTATTGATTAGCTTGATCATGTATGGATTTTTAGGAAAACTTGCAGTGGAGCCAATCATTATTTCATGGCTTGGCGAAAATGCGCCTAAAGTTGGAATTGGTACAACACTTGGTGTATTCAACTTCTTCGGAATGATGTCTTCAGTTATCGCTCCAACATTAACAGGATCGATTTCAGATGCTACTGGTTCAAAAGTAATGGGCTTTTATATTTCAGTTATTCTATTAGTGGTTGGAACCATTTTATTCTTGTTAGCGAATCTTAACAAAAAACAAAAAGCTTAA